The following are from one region of the Deltaproteobacteria bacterium genome:
- a CDS encoding flippase-like domain-containing protein, protein MKKHLQRILPWIVAAGILYFMFQKIPPTDVLSTITHADIPRFIFFAIAYFIAIMMADCLGLKWLLSRFSTKVSFKETILMRGATYLLMVVNYNLAQGGIAFYLRRTHRAPVFKTLGAMFYLTVVDLTLMLTFSVLSIGIHDIAYRGVPLGPLIAKFALLFYAGLFVWIAFWMLIDRPFAKAVQKNKTVAWILERHLFVAFRGSTATDYLKTVLYRLPTLALVIFSIFLWTNAFLSSLPLADIFLYTPIIMIVASLPITPAGLGTGQALSVEFFKTNLQGPLITGGLHSAEELILAGSLLWAMGNFILKILFGFYCLKRKSRSLFEEIKSPPSPSATQPADRFDKGG, encoded by the coding sequence ATGAAAAAACACCTTCAGCGTATTCTCCCATGGATTGTCGCCGCCGGCATTCTCTATTTCATGTTCCAAAAAATTCCTCCCACCGACGTCTTGTCAACCATCACCCATGCCGATATCCCCCGTTTCATCTTCTTTGCCATCGCCTACTTTATTGCCATCATGATGGCCGATTGCCTGGGGCTAAAATGGCTTTTAAGCCGATTTTCGACAAAGGTGTCGTTTAAAGAGACCATCCTGATGCGCGGGGCCACCTATCTGCTGATGGTGGTCAATTACAATCTTGCGCAGGGGGGCATTGCTTTTTACCTCCGGCGAACCCATCGGGCCCCCGTTTTTAAAACCCTTGGGGCCATGTTTTATCTGACGGTCGTGGATCTGACGCTGATGCTCACTTTCAGCGTGTTGTCCATCGGCATTCACGATATTGCCTACCGCGGCGTTCCGCTTGGGCCCCTGATCGCAAAGTTCGCCCTGCTGTTTTATGCGGGACTTTTTGTCTGGATCGCCTTCTGGATGCTCATTGACCGCCCCTTTGCCAAAGCGGTTCAAAAAAACAAAACCGTCGCGTGGATTCTCGAACGCCACCTGTTTGTGGCCTTTCGGGGGTCAACGGCAACCGACTATCTCAAGACCGTTCTTTATCGTCTCCCAACCCTTGCGTTGGTTATTTTCTCCATTTTCCTGTGGACAAACGCCTTTCTAAGTTCATTGCCGCTTGCCGATATTTTTCTCTACACGCCGATCATCATGATCGTGGCGTCCCTCCCGATCACTCCGGCGGGGCTGGGAACAGGCCAGGCGCTGTCTGTCGAGTTTTTTAAGACAAACCTGCAGGGCCCCCTGATAACAGGCGGACTGCATAGCGCCGAGGAGCTTATCCTTGCCGGAAGCCTCCTGTGGGCAATGGGCAATTTTATCCTGAAAATCCTGTTTGGTTTTTACTGCCTGAAGCGGAAATCCCGCTCGCTGTTTGAAGAGATAAAATCCCCCCCTTCCCCCTCCGCCACACAACCGGCGGACAGGTTTGACAAAGGGGGGTGA
- the ilvC gene encoding ketol-acid reductoisomerase: protein MKTINIGGIAEEIIERGDYPPDKLKKILKEEVIAILGYGPQGRGQGLNLRDQNFNVIIGLRKGASWDKAVKDGWVEGKNLFSMEEASDKGTTIQFLLSDAGQIAFWPTLKKYLTEGKCLYFSHGFGIVFSDDTKIVPPKNVDVVLCAPKGSGLTVRTHFQEGRGINASIAVKQDFTGRAFDRVCALGMAIGSGHLFQTTFENEVRSDLTGERCILMGLIQGAIKAQYEVLRAHGHSPSEAYNESIEEAFCSLYPLIGENGMDWMYANCSTTAQRGALDWAPRFEKALKPVIEECYRSVQKGEQAKIAIESNSRPDYRERLNKELAAIADQEMWVAGGILREFRPERSKK from the coding sequence ATGAAAACAATCAATATAGGCGGCATTGCCGAAGAAATTATCGAGCGGGGGGACTACCCGCCGGATAAACTCAAAAAAATCCTCAAAGAGGAGGTGATCGCCATTCTGGGCTACGGTCCGCAGGGACGCGGACAGGGACTGAACCTGCGGGACCAGAATTTCAACGTCATCATCGGATTGCGCAAAGGGGCGAGCTGGGACAAGGCGGTCAAAGACGGCTGGGTGGAAGGAAAAAATCTTTTTTCGATGGAAGAGGCCTCCGATAAGGGGACAACCATCCAGTTTCTCCTTTCGGACGCCGGGCAGATCGCCTTCTGGCCCACTCTGAAAAAATATCTGACCGAAGGGAAATGCCTCTATTTCTCGCACGGGTTTGGAATTGTCTTTTCCGACGACACAAAAATTGTCCCGCCAAAAAATGTTGATGTCGTCTTGTGCGCCCCGAAAGGAAGCGGCCTGACGGTTCGAACCCATTTTCAGGAGGGGCGCGGCATCAACGCCTCCATCGCCGTAAAGCAGGATTTCACCGGCCGGGCGTTTGACCGGGTTTGCGCCCTGGGAATGGCCATTGGCTCCGGGCATCTGTTTCAGACGACGTTCGAAAACGAGGTGCGGAGCGACTTGACCGGCGAGCGCTGTATCTTGATGGGGCTCATCCAGGGGGCGATCAAGGCGCAGTATGAAGTGTTGCGGGCCCATGGGCACTCTCCCTCAGAGGCCTATAACGAATCGATCGAGGAGGCCTTTTGTAGCCTCTATCCGCTGATTGGCGAGAACGGGATGGACTGGATGTACGCCAATTGCTCCACCACGGCTCAACGCGGGGCGCTCGACTGGGCGCCGCGGTTCGAAAAGGCATTGAAGCCGGTGATCGAGGAATGTTACCGGAGCGTCCAAAAAGGGGAGCAGGCCAAAATCGCCATCGAATCCAATTCCCGCCCCGACTACCGCGAACGTCTGAACAAAGAACTCGCCGCCATCGCCGACCAGGAGATGTGGGTCGCAGGCGGAATCTTGCGCGAGTTCAGACCGGAAAGAAGCAAGAAATAA